Part of the Nitrosophilus alvini genome, AACTGCGAATTTGATACAGATTATGCATTTAATCTTTTGGGATGCAAAAACAGCATAGTATGGCATAAGAAAGTCTCATTACCAAAAAATACAGATCTTGTTGTAATCCCAGGCGGTTTTAGTTACGGCGATTATTTAAGAAGCGGTGCAATTGCAAGATTTAGCCCCATTATGCAGGCTGTAAAAGAGTTTGCTGCAAAGGGGGGTTACGTTTTGGGTATCTGCAACGGATTTCAGATACTTTTGGAGTCTCACCTGCTTCCAGGAGCTATGAAAAGAAATGAAAATCTCCATTTTATATCCAAATATCAACATCTTAAAGTTATTAACTGCAACAACAGATTTCTATCCAAGTTAAAAAAAGGCGATATCCTGAATATCCCTATCGCCCATGCAGAGGGTAATTACTACATAGACGATGATGGCTTAAAATCACTTTATGACAATGAACAGGTTTTGTTACAGTATTGTGATAAAGATGGAAATTATGAGAATCCAAACGGTTCGGTCAATGCAATAGCAGGTATTTGCAACAGAGAAAAAAATGTTTTTGGACTTATGCCACATCCAGAAAGAGCTTGTGAAAAAATACTCGGTAGCGAAGACGGAATAAAAATGATAGAAGGATTTGTCAATTAGAGTTTCAAAAATATTGGGGATATTATCAATCTTTTTGTTTTTCTCTTTTACTCACGTTCACGCCCAAACAGAAGGAGAAGAGATATATCAAAAATATCTCTATCTCTCTTTTGAAAAGATACCCAAAACAATCTATAAAAATGAAGTTTTCCCAGTAACTCTTAAAATAGTCGTTGCAGGCGACGGATATGAAAGTATCGAATATGACTTTGAAAACGGAAAAAATATTGAAGAAGTTTTTATAGATGAACCGATAAAATCCGAAGGTATATATCTATATAAGACACTCTATTTTAAAGCTAAAAGTACTGAGATACGAATTCCTGATATCACTGTAACATTGATATTCGAAGGCTACAGCAGAATAGAGAGCGAGAGACTAAACGGAATTACGCTTAAAACAATAGAATTAAACCCCCCTACAGATTTCTGCGGTGTTTTAGCAAAAAATATGCAAATCATCAAATATAAGGCAACTCCATACGATGATGAAAACAACCTTCTGGTAATGAATGTTGAGGCAAACCTCTCAAATATAGAGAACTTTCATGTTAATAAAGCCGCAAAACAAGGGTTTGAATCTCGCCAAATCAACTTCCCACTCAGCAATATTGTCTATTATGCAATTATTCCAAGCCAAATTGACAGATTTAAAATAGTATATTTCAATACAGATGAGAACCGTTTCAAGTCCCTGTTGCTTCCTATAGAGGTCAAAGATGACAGAGTAAGCACACAATCAGACATAAATCCGGGCAAAACAAGTCATCAGATGATAAAAATGATCACCGCTTTTTCTCTCTCAGCACTTTTTTTACTGGGATTTATTTACAAAAAAAAGATTATTTATCTCTTATTGGCCCTTGTTTTCGGTTCATATGGAGTGTATATCACAGTTCCGGTTAAAAAAGTCTGCATAAAAAAAATGAGCAATATATATCTATTGCCAACACAAAACAGCACCATTTTTTATAAAAATGAGAAAACTTTAGAAGTTAAAAAATTAAACCATAAAAACGGCTATACAAAAATTATTCTTCCCGATAATAAAATAGGATGGGTCAAAGATGAAGATATTTGCAAAAATTAGAGGAATATATGCAGCTGTCATAATAATTCTTTTCGTTCTTCTTAATATTCTTCTTTTTACACTTTTTGATAAAAAATATTACAAAAAAATAAAACAGTTCATTTCAAAGAGCATACTAAAACTGCTTGGAATAGATATAAAAACTGAAGGTAAAATTGATGAAAATGCAGATATGTTGGTAATGAATCACAAAAGCATGCTTGATATCATTATTATGGAAGCTTTTTATCCAAAAGATTTATGCTGGATCGCAAAAAAAGAGCTTTTTGACATGCCACTATTTGGTCTTATGCTCAAGCTTCCCGATAATATAGCTATAGACCGTCAGGACAAAAAAGGAATTCTACACCTTCTCAAAGAGACAAAGAAAAAAGTAAAAAACTCACATAAGGTACTGGCAATTTTTCCCGAAGGTACAAGAGCTAAAGGAGACAGACTTCTCCCTTTCAAACCCGGTGCTTCTGTAATAGCCGACAAGTTGGATATGAGAGTGCAACCGATTGTTATTATAAACAGCAGAGAAATTTTTGATTCAAAAAAATTGGAACTAAATCCAGGTACAGTAAAAATAAAGTTCCTGCCATCTTTCAAGGCAAAGGAAAACCCAGACTGGCTAAAAAACTTAAGAGATGAGATGCAAAAGATACTTGACAGTGAAAAAAACTGTGATAAATAAACTTCTGTCCACTTTATATTAACTTGTTATATTTTTTTTGAAATAAGCCAATAAGTTATTCCCAGAGCAAATACAACCACTCCTGTTGCAACTATCAACGGCGGCGTAATCTTCTCAAAATCAAAAATAATTACTTTCCGAGAAATAGCCATAAGAGCCGTTGCTACTACA contains:
- a CDS encoding lysophospholipid acyltransferase family protein; the protein is MKIFAKIRGIYAAVIIILFVLLNILLFTLFDKKYYKKIKQFISKSILKLLGIDIKTEGKIDENADMLVMNHKSMLDIIIMEAFYPKDLCWIAKKELFDMPLFGLMLKLPDNIAIDRQDKKGILHLLKETKKKVKNSHKVLAIFPEGTRAKGDRLLPFKPGASVIADKLDMRVQPIVIINSREIFDSKKLELNPGTVKIKFLPSFKAKENPDWLKNLRDEMQKILDSEKNCDK
- the purQ gene encoding phosphoribosylformylglycinamidine synthase subunit PurQ codes for the protein MNVAIIRFPGTNCEFDTDYAFNLLGCKNSIVWHKKVSLPKNTDLVVIPGGFSYGDYLRSGAIARFSPIMQAVKEFAAKGGYVLGICNGFQILLESHLLPGAMKRNENLHFISKYQHLKVINCNNRFLSKLKKGDILNIPIAHAEGNYYIDDDGLKSLYDNEQVLLQYCDKDGNYENPNGSVNAIAGICNREKNVFGLMPHPERACEKILGSEDGIKMIEGFVN